Proteins encoded together in one Carya illinoinensis cultivar Pawnee chromosome 3, C.illinoinensisPawnee_v1, whole genome shotgun sequence window:
- the LOC122305772 gene encoding uncharacterized protein LOC122305772: MASLTQRLLLLQLVILSLSIISTNARPCKTLFISSYSFSFKQNPSSSGVVTVVTEIGRFSPRPNLDRAFPSEIFVFPVNDEVQDRPIERDDMPFGLGYKKSLSSSSNYDYSSLRDRTKDILSVVVALLFGVGCGALTAATMYLAWSLFSNRFYDFRYGSPYSDDDEDDHDDDVNTKKLGYVKIPAADSVPAPAPAPAPAKEVV, translated from the coding sequence ATGGCGTCCTTGACTCAGCGTCTCCTCCTTCTCCAGTTggtcatcctctctctctcaattatcTCCACCAACGCCAGGCCCTGCAAGACGCTCTTCATCTCCTCCTACTCCTTCTCCTTCAAGCAAAACCCTTCCTCCTCGGGAGTCGTCACCGTCGTCACCGAGATCGGCCGTTTCAGTCCCAGGCCCAACTTGGATCGAGCTTTCCCCTCCGAGATCTTCGTCTTTCCGGTCAACGATGAGGTGCAGGATCGTCCAATCGAGCGGGACGACATGCCGTTCGGGTTGGGGTATAAGAAGTCCCTGTCTTCCTCCTCCAACTACGACTACAGCTCGCTCCGGGACCGCACCAAGGACATCCTCAGCGTGGTGGTGGCTCTGCTCTTTGGCGTCGGCTGTGGGGCCCTCACTGCCGCAACCATGTACCTAGCCTGGTCCCTATTCTCCAACCGCTTCTACGACTTCCGCTACGGCTCTCCCTATTCCGATGACGATGAAGACGACCACGATGACGACGTCAATACCAAGAAATTGGGCTACGTGAAGATTCCTGCCGCTGACTCCGTGCCTGCTCCAGCACCTGCGCCTGCCCCTGCCAAGGAAGTGGTATGA